A genome region from Tolypothrix sp. PCC 7712 includes the following:
- a CDS encoding cation-translocating P-type ATPase produces MASSHQPIWALSVEEVYESLGSATNGLSADEAQARFVQFGANELPEPAHRPLWLRFTDQLTHFMALLLWVAGILAFISRTPELGWAIWAVIWINAIFSFWQEFQAEQALSALKKVLPMQVKVYRDGELKQIPARELVRGDVMQLEEGDRISADARLISADNLYLDVSVMTGESLPVARNAYPVRLREAVPIRGGKTLLRPGEQPMQEKVNPSEIANLVLAGSTVAAGRAVAVVYATGAQTEFGQVAHLTTVVKREPSTLEVQVAYIVRMITAIAVSMGIIVFLLAYFLVGIEVKESFIFAIGIIVALVPEGLLPTVTLSLAIGVRRMARRNALVRRLSSVETLSATTVICTDKTGTLTKNEMTVRYLWLPEESHPSSSQALIEVTGAGYDPTVGKVRLPSDTAVAWKANLLLIGSALCSNARLIHLTAPSRWQEIGDPTEAALLVVAAKAGLNLENLQQQLPRLREIPFDSRRRMMTVVLNWQAAELWQDELPYLAFTKGAPLEVLKHCHTILHDGTVQELTHEAWDDVVQANDDLARQGFRVLGLAARRGSQELLDLKAQDLEQNLIFIGLVAMFDPPREEVADAIAKCHQAGIKVTMVTGDYGLTAEAIARNIGLLADKVRVVTGEGMGHISDAQLRQIVKYRTGLVFARMSPEHKLRLVQAYKDIGEVVAVTGDGVNDAPALRAANIGIAMGLNGTDVAREAADIVLTDDNFATIVAAVEQGRSVYQNIRKFMTYILASNVAELVPFLLMVTLKIPPALIIMQILIVDLGTDIIPALALGAERAEAGTMQMPPRAKSKPLLDRSLLLRAYCFLGLIEAALGMAGFFMVWQSYGYNLASLQAIAPAILSRTADPAIALIYAQATTMTLAIIVACQDGNVFACRSERTSILRLGFFSNPFIWLGIATEWTLILAIIEIPPLRHIFSTSPLTLWQWLFLLICPPLLLGAEELRKTWLRQRRKHKILN; encoded by the coding sequence ATGGCATCGTCTCATCAGCCTATCTGGGCATTATCGGTTGAAGAGGTCTATGAGTCACTAGGGAGCGCTACCAATGGCTTATCGGCAGATGAAGCTCAAGCAAGATTTGTACAATTCGGCGCAAATGAGTTACCAGAACCAGCTCATCGTCCCCTGTGGCTGCGTTTTACTGATCAACTAACTCATTTCATGGCTTTACTGCTCTGGGTGGCGGGTATTTTAGCGTTTATTTCGCGGACACCGGAACTCGGCTGGGCAATTTGGGCGGTAATCTGGATTAACGCTATCTTTAGTTTTTGGCAAGAGTTTCAAGCAGAACAAGCGCTATCGGCTTTAAAAAAAGTATTGCCGATGCAGGTGAAAGTGTATCGAGATGGGGAACTGAAGCAAATCCCAGCGCGAGAGTTGGTGCGTGGTGATGTGATGCAGTTAGAAGAAGGCGATCGCATTTCTGCTGATGCACGTCTGATATCTGCTGATAACTTGTATTTGGATGTGTCGGTGATGACAGGGGAGTCTTTACCCGTAGCGCGGAATGCTTACCCAGTCAGGTTGCGGGAAGCTGTACCGATTCGCGGTGGTAAAACTTTGCTACGTCCAGGCGAGCAACCGATGCAAGAAAAGGTGAATCCCTCGGAAATCGCCAATTTAGTGTTAGCGGGTTCCACTGTCGCCGCCGGGCGTGCTGTGGCGGTGGTTTATGCTACGGGTGCCCAAACAGAATTTGGACAGGTTGCCCATTTAACAACAGTCGTCAAGCGGGAACCCAGCACCTTAGAAGTCCAGGTGGCTTATATTGTGCGGATGATCACTGCGATCGCTGTCAGCATGGGAATTATTGTTTTCTTGCTGGCGTATTTTTTGGTGGGGATAGAGGTTAAAGAAAGTTTTATTTTTGCGATCGGGATTATTGTGGCACTCGTGCCAGAAGGATTATTACCAACTGTCACTTTATCCTTGGCGATTGGTGTCCGACGCATGGCCAGGCGCAATGCCCTAGTCAGGCGGCTGTCATCTGTGGAAACCCTCAGCGCTACCACTGTGATTTGCACCGATAAGACAGGGACGCTAACAAAAAATGAAATGACGGTGCGCTATCTCTGGTTACCCGAAGAGTCTCATCCTTCTAGTTCCCAGGCTTTAATTGAGGTCACAGGTGCAGGTTACGATCCCACAGTTGGTAAAGTGAGATTACCATCAGATACCGCCGTCGCCTGGAAAGCCAATCTTTTACTCATCGGTTCTGCCCTTTGTTCTAACGCCCGCCTAATTCACCTGACAGCCCCTAGCCGTTGGCAAGAAATTGGCGATCCAACGGAAGCAGCCTTGCTAGTAGTAGCTGCTAAAGCGGGACTGAATTTAGAAAATTTACAACAGCAGTTACCACGGTTGCGCGAGATTCCCTTCGATTCTCGCCGTCGGATGATGACGGTGGTGCTAAATTGGCAAGCTGCGGAGTTATGGCAAGATGAATTGCCCTATTTAGCATTTACTAAAGGTGCGCCTCTAGAAGTTTTGAAGCATTGCCATACAATTCTGCATGATGGCACCGTACAGGAATTAACCCACGAGGCTTGGGATGATGTTGTCCAAGCTAATGATGATTTAGCAAGGCAAGGATTTCGCGTTTTGGGATTGGCGGCGCGCCGGGGTAGCCAAGAGTTGCTGGATCTCAAAGCCCAGGATCTAGAGCAAAACTTGATTTTTATTGGCTTGGTGGCTATGTTCGATCCGCCTCGAGAAGAGGTAGCCGATGCGATCGCTAAATGTCATCAAGCTGGGATTAAAGTCACAATGGTAACTGGCGATTATGGCTTGACTGCGGAAGCGATCGCCCGCAATATTGGTTTGCTAGCTGATAAGGTGCGCGTCGTTACTGGTGAAGGCATGGGACATATCTCCGATGCCCAACTGCGGCAAATTGTTAAATATCGTACAGGCTTAGTGTTTGCGCGGATGTCACCAGAACATAAACTGCGCCTCGTCCAAGCTTATAAAGATATCGGGGAAGTAGTAGCAGTTACAGGCGATGGCGTGAACGATGCACCTGCGCTACGTGCGGCGAATATTGGCATTGCGATGGGATTGAACGGCACAGATGTCGCCAGAGAAGCCGCCGATATTGTACTGACAGACGACAACTTTGCCACTATCGTCGCCGCAGTTGAGCAAGGACGCTCAGTCTATCAGAATATTCGCAAGTTCATGACCTATATTTTGGCATCCAATGTTGCCGAACTGGTGCCATTTCTGTTGATGGTTACCCTCAAAATCCCGCCAGCGTTAATCATTATGCAAATTCTGATTGTGGATTTGGGAACCGATATCATCCCAGCCCTGGCACTAGGTGCTGAACGTGCCGAAGCAGGTACAATGCAGATGCCGCCTCGTGCCAAATCGAAACCACTGCTGGATCGTTCTTTACTCTTACGCGCCTACTGTTTCTTAGGATTAATCGAAGCAGCTTTAGGAATGGCTGGCTTCTTCATGGTTTGGCAAAGCTACGGTTACAACTTGGCATCATTGCAAGCGATCGCACCAGCAATTCTTTCTCGCACCGCCGATCCTGCGATCGCCTTGATTTATGCTCAAGCTACTACTATGACTTTAGCAATTATTGTTGCTTGTCAAGACGGTAACGTTTTTGCTTGTCGTTCTGAGCGTACTTCTATATTGCGATTAGGATTCTTTTCTAATCCTTTTATCTGGCTGGGAATTGCCACAGAATGGACTTTGATTCTCGCCATCATTGAAATTCCTCCTCTGCGGCATATCTTTTCTACTTCTCCATTGACACTTTGGCAATGGTTATTTTTGTTAATCTGTCCGCCACTTTTATTAGGTGCAGAAGAATTACGTAAAACTTGGCTGCGTCAAAGACGGAAACACAAAATCTTAAATTAG
- a CDS encoding beta-lactamase hydrolase domain-containing protein → METIRKINNELTIAGQIDSAELKRLADEGYKSVLNLRSPDEMGFQSSEQLYAQLLGLHYTNLPIKLTEINSANTVQVFQKIVELPKPTVIHCDSSVRAIAMVLMYLATRQGMSLEQAFKQAENLGLLDDAIKVKL, encoded by the coding sequence ATGGAAACAATCAGAAAAATTAATAACGAATTAACTATTGCCGGACAAATTGACTCCGCAGAATTAAAAAGACTTGCTGATGAGGGCTATAAGTCTGTACTGAATTTGCGATCGCCTGACGAAATGGGTTTTCAAAGCAGCGAGCAGCTTTACGCTCAGTTGCTAGGATTACATTATACTAATCTGCCAATAAAACTGACAGAAATTAATTCTGCAAATACAGTACAGGTATTTCAAAAAATTGTTGAACTACCCAAACCTACTGTAATACATTGTGATAGCTCTGTGCGGGCGATCGCAATGGTATTAATGTATTTGGCTACCAGACAAGGTATGTCTTTAGAACAAGCCTTTAAACAAGCCGAAAACTTGGGTTTATTAGATGATGCCATCAAGGTAAAATTGTGA
- a CDS encoding GerMN domain-containing protein has translation MRNQHHDSVQHEYLIGFMLLLLMVVGGSGLWAWQTTKPANSPTNSSQLDNSPVSQVPPGVVSPPQKQATVTKPAVKSAPKFQPAVIQLQPQTYWVKVEGTKIYLVPQLVTVQYKASKEVALKAALNNMFTNPQTNNLSTTIPANTKLLGLQITPTGIYVNLSGEFASGGGTSSMVYRVAQVLYTASSLEPNAQVFISVDGKLLNENYPLGGEGITLKAPLTRKEFTEEFSIER, from the coding sequence ATGAGAAACCAACATCATGATTCTGTTCAACATGAATACCTAATTGGTTTTATGCTACTTCTGCTCATGGTAGTTGGAGGAAGTGGTTTGTGGGCTTGGCAAACAACAAAACCTGCCAATTCACCAACTAATTCTTCCCAATTAGATAATTCTCCGGTTTCACAGGTTCCGCCCGGTGTAGTTTCGCCACCACAAAAGCAAGCAACAGTTACTAAACCAGCAGTAAAATCAGCGCCAAAATTCCAACCAGCCGTAATACAATTACAACCTCAAACTTATTGGGTAAAAGTTGAAGGTACAAAAATATATTTAGTGCCGCAATTGGTTACTGTTCAATATAAAGCTTCTAAAGAAGTGGCTTTAAAAGCAGCACTAAATAATATGTTTACCAATCCTCAAACTAATAACTTGAGTACAACAATTCCTGCTAATACAAAGTTATTAGGGTTGCAAATCACCCCCACAGGAATTTATGTCAACCTGTCAGGTGAATTTGCCTCTGGAGGTGGTACTAGTTCAATGGTTTATCGAGTTGCTCAAGTTTTGTATACAGCCAGCAGTCTAGAACCTAATGCTCAAGTTTTTATTTCCGTAGATGGCAAGCTACTGAATGAAAATTATCCCCTTGGTGGTGAAGGTATCACTCTAAAAGCACCTCTAACTCGTAAAGAATTCACTGAAGAGTTTTCTATTGAAAGATGA
- the hoxE gene encoding bidirectional hydrogenase complex protein HoxE, translating into MNSASAAQPKNSKTASSATHASGDKRFKMLDATIKRYQYQQDALIEILHKAQELFGYLETDVLIYVAQSLKLPPSRVYGVATFYHLFSLAPSGAHSCVICTGTACYVKGAQAILTELEKSDNIRAGETTPDGQVSLLTARCLGACGIAPAVVFDGAVLGNQTAESVHEWIHHCTAESTKEG; encoded by the coding sequence ATGAATTCAGCATCTGCTGCTCAACCGAAAAACAGTAAAACAGCATCTTCAGCAACACACGCTAGTGGTGATAAACGCTTTAAGATGCTGGATGCAACTATTAAACGCTATCAGTATCAACAAGATGCACTCATTGAGATTCTGCATAAAGCGCAGGAACTTTTTGGCTATTTAGAAACCGATGTATTAATTTACGTTGCCCAAAGTTTAAAATTGCCACCTAGCCGAGTGTATGGTGTTGCGACTTTTTATCATTTATTTTCATTAGCACCAAGTGGCGCACATAGTTGTGTGATTTGTACGGGTACGGCTTGTTACGTCAAAGGCGCGCAAGCAATTTTGACAGAGTTAGAAAAATCTGACAACATTCGCGCAGGTGAAACCACACCTGATGGACAAGTTTCATTGTTAACTGCAAGGTGTCTAGGTGCTTGTGGAATTGCACCCGCTGTAGTTTTTGATGGCGCTGTCTTAGGAAATCAAACTGCTGAATCAGTACATGAATGGATACACCACTGCACCGCAGAAAGCACAAAGGAAGGCTAA
- a CDS encoding NuoF family protein gives MDLAELVEIAQKERASEKPVQVRCCMAAGCLSANSEAVKKSLDAAVTAAGLEEQVQVTGVGCMRLCCQGPLVEVKGEIKQSSVEKPVAEETLGTLYEKVAPADAPSIIGTLTGGETTVQKGDLAQPFFTYQMPIVLENSGKVDPERIQSYIAAKGYQALYHVLREKTPADVIDTITHSGLRGRGGAGYPTGVKWATVAKAKGDRKFVICNADEGDPGAFMDRSILESDPHRVLEGMAIAAYAVGAEQGYIYVRAEYPTAINRLQIAIRQAQRLGILGTQIFDSRFDFKVDIRIGAGAYVCGEETALMASIEGKRGMPEPRPPYPAESGLWGYPTLINNVETYANISPIIRKGAEWFASIGTEKSKGTKVFALAGQITNTGLIEVPMGTPLELIVETMGGGVPNGGIVKAVQTGGPSGGCIPASAFNSPVDYESLAQLGSMMGSGGMIVMDQTTNMVDVARFFMEFCMDESCGKCIPCRVGTVQLHHLLTKISEGKASMTDLALLEELCETVKFTSLCGLGQSAPNPVFSTLRYFKEEYLALIKQGTKV, from the coding sequence ATGGATCTAGCTGAATTAGTTGAAATTGCCCAGAAAGAACGTGCTTCTGAGAAACCAGTGCAAGTTCGCTGTTGTATGGCGGCGGGTTGTCTGTCTGCTAATTCCGAAGCTGTCAAGAAAAGTTTGGATGCAGCTGTGACAGCTGCAGGTTTAGAAGAACAAGTGCAAGTAACTGGCGTTGGTTGTATGCGCTTGTGCTGTCAAGGGCCATTAGTGGAAGTTAAGGGAGAAATTAAACAATCTTCTGTTGAGAAACCAGTTGCAGAAGAAACCCTCGGTACGCTTTACGAAAAAGTTGCGCCAGCAGATGCACCTTCGATTATTGGCACTTTAACTGGTGGCGAAACCACAGTACAAAAAGGTGACTTAGCGCAGCCATTTTTTACCTATCAAATGCCAATTGTTTTAGAAAACAGTGGCAAAGTCGATCCCGAACGCATTCAATCTTATATTGCGGCTAAGGGTTATCAAGCGCTTTATCACGTACTGCGGGAGAAAACTCCAGCAGATGTCATCGATACCATTACTCACAGTGGTTTGCGGGGTAGAGGTGGTGCTGGTTATCCCACAGGGGTGAAATGGGCAACAGTCGCCAAAGCTAAGGGCGATCGCAAATTTGTAATTTGCAACGCCGATGAGGGAGATCCTGGTGCATTCATGGATCGCAGCATTTTAGAAAGCGATCCCCATCGTGTTTTAGAAGGAATGGCGATCGCAGCTTATGCTGTTGGTGCAGAGCAAGGATACATCTACGTGCGCGCTGAATATCCTACTGCCATTAACCGCTTGCAAATTGCTATTCGCCAAGCCCAACGTTTGGGTATTTTAGGCACTCAAATTTTTGACTCCCGCTTTGATTTTAAAGTTGATATCCGCATTGGTGCAGGTGCTTATGTTTGCGGTGAAGAAACCGCATTAATGGCATCTATTGAAGGTAAACGCGGTATGCCAGAACCTCGTCCTCCCTATCCGGCTGAGTCTGGGTTGTGGGGATATCCCACTTTAATTAACAACGTCGAAACCTACGCCAATATTTCACCAATTATTCGCAAAGGTGCTGAGTGGTTCGCCAGCATCGGTACAGAAAAGAGCAAAGGAACAAAAGTTTTTGCCCTTGCTGGTCAAATTACTAACACTGGTTTAATCGAAGTACCGATGGGAACGCCATTAGAACTAATTGTAGAAACAATGGGCGGTGGCGTACCCAATGGCGGTATAGTCAAAGCCGTACAAACAGGCGGCCCTTCCGGCGGATGTATCCCCGCATCAGCTTTTAATAGTCCGGTAGATTATGAATCACTTGCTCAACTAGGTTCAATGATGGGTTCTGGTGGCATGATCGTCATGGATCAAACCACTAACATGGTTGATGTTGCCCGTTTCTTCATGGAATTCTGCATGGATGAATCCTGCGGTAAATGCATTCCTTGTCGGGTGGGAACTGTGCAACTACACCACTTATTAACCAAGATTAGCGAAGGCAAAGCCTCCATGACTGACTTAGCCTTGCTAGAAGAACTCTGTGAAACAGTGAAATTTACCAGCCTATGTGGTTTGGGACAGTCAGCACCCAATCCAGTATTCAGTACATTACGTTATTTCAAAGAAGAGTATTTAGCATTAATTAAACAAGGGACAAAAGTTTAA
- a CDS encoding glutathione S-transferase family protein codes for MLTVHHLNNSRSQRILWLLEELGIEYEIKRYERDPKTMLAPASLRQVHPLGKSPVITDGALTLAESGAIIEYLVERYGNGRLIPPTDTPERLRYTYWLHYAEGSAMPLLVFQLIFDRIEHEPMPFFARPIARAIAGRVKSSFLGPQIAQHLDYLEAELQKSTWFAGNEFTAADIQVSFPLEAANALGRLNASRPHLMEFLERIHARPAYQRALERGGTYELLRSA; via the coding sequence ATGCTCACTGTCCACCATTTAAACAATTCGCGCTCTCAGCGTATACTCTGGCTGCTGGAGGAACTCGGCATAGAGTACGAAATCAAGCGCTATGAACGCGATCCAAAAACTATGCTGGCTCCAGCATCGCTACGCCAGGTGCATCCACTCGGCAAGTCGCCAGTGATTACCGACGGTGCGCTCACTCTAGCGGAATCTGGTGCCATCATTGAGTATTTGGTGGAACGGTACGGTAATGGTAGGCTGATTCCTCCGACGGATACGCCAGAACGACTACGCTATACCTACTGGCTGCATTATGCAGAAGGTTCAGCGATGCCATTGCTGGTGTTTCAGCTGATTTTTGATCGCATCGAGCATGAGCCAATGCCATTTTTTGCTAGGCCCATAGCCAGAGCGATCGCAGGACGTGTCAAAAGTTCTTTTCTAGGGCCACAGATAGCGCAGCACCTAGATTACCTAGAAGCGGAACTGCAAAAAAGCACGTGGTTTGCTGGCAATGAATTCACTGCTGCAGATATCCAAGTCAGCTTTCCCCTAGAAGCGGCTAATGCACTAGGACGGCTAAATGCTAGCCGCCCTCATCTTATGGAATTTTTGGAGCGGATTCACGCACGACCAGCTTATCAGCGCGCCCTTGAACGTGGCGGTACTTACGAGCTTCTGAGGTCAGCGTAA
- a CDS encoding class I SAM-dependent methyltransferase, whose amino-acid sequence MLEQQPDHLRLRVQKLATEALDKSAPSAWFEVLYAEAKGDTTQVPWAKLAPHPYLQDWLTNHQFSAQGKKALVIGCGLGDDAEALAKLGFEVTAFDISPTAIAWCQQRFPDSTVKYVTADLLAIPSEWHLSFDFVFECRNIQALPLNLRSSIIQSITGVVAPSGTLLVITRVRDTEMEPSGPPWPLSNSELAELENLGLHKVEQIEFLESQETDVRQVRIQYYKPGKLAH is encoded by the coding sequence ATGCTAGAACAACAACCAGATCATTTACGGCTTCGCGTTCAAAAATTAGCGACAGAAGCTTTAGACAAATCAGCACCATCAGCATGGTTTGAAGTTTTATATGCCGAAGCTAAAGGTGATACAACACAAGTACCTTGGGCAAAGTTAGCACCTCATCCTTATTTGCAAGATTGGCTAACAAATCATCAGTTTTCTGCTCAAGGAAAAAAGGCATTAGTAATTGGTTGTGGCTTAGGAGATGATGCGGAAGCCTTAGCCAAGTTGGGATTTGAGGTAACAGCCTTTGACATTTCACCAACTGCGATCGCCTGGTGTCAACAGCGATTTCCTGATTCGACTGTAAAATATGTAACTGCAGATTTATTAGCAATTCCCTCAGAATGGCATCTTAGCTTTGATTTTGTCTTTGAATGTCGCAATATCCAAGCTTTGCCCTTAAATTTACGTTCTTCTATTATTCAGTCTATCACTGGTGTAGTTGCACCTAGTGGCACACTCTTAGTAATTACTCGCGTACGAGATACAGAAATGGAACCCTCCGGCCCACCTTGGCCATTATCTAATTCTGAACTAGCAGAGTTAGAAAATTTAGGCTTACATAAAGTAGAACAAATTGAATTTTTAGAGTCCCAAGAAACTGATGTTAGGCAAGTAAGAATTCAATATTATAAACCTGGAAAACTGGCTCATTAA
- a CDS encoding DUF3011 domain-containing protein → MYLENFRIHLSFNMTMRFPLIAATFMATSLSLGAFLSMASPASAQQVITCESQNNRTNSCSIPGTGRVRLVRQLSNNSCRNNWGYSRNRIWVRNGCRAEFAIGNRRNNRNRRYDRYDRNDRYNRYDRYDRNDRYGR, encoded by the coding sequence ATGTATCTAGAAAATTTTAGAATACATCTGAGCTTTAATATGACTATGCGCTTTCCACTAATTGCTGCGACCTTCATGGCAACTAGCCTTAGCCTGGGTGCGTTTTTGAGTATGGCTTCTCCAGCTTCAGCTCAACAGGTTATTACTTGTGAAAGCCAGAATAATCGCACGAACAGCTGTTCAATCCCTGGAACAGGTAGAGTAAGACTTGTTAGGCAATTATCTAACAACAGTTGTAGAAATAATTGGGGCTATAGCAGAAATCGGATTTGGGTAAGGAATGGTTGTCGTGCTGAGTTCGCAATTGGTAATCGCAGAAACAACAGAAATCGAAGATACGATAGATACGATAGAAATGACAGATACAACAGATACGATAGATACGATAGAAATGACAGATACGGCAGATAA
- a CDS encoding ATP-dependent 6-phosphofructokinase, translating to MKTQKRLGILTSGGDCPGLNTVIRAVVSNATLTYDWQVLGIPYATKGLLETKAIPLSLHCLDLRGIDPLLSMGGTILGSINQGDTMTQIDDILAGYQALELDALIGIGGDGSLGILNELSKKGNWQFIGIPKTIDNDVALTERVVGFDTAVNTVVDALNRLTYTAASHDRVMIVEVMGRTAGHLALHSGIAGGADVILIPEIPYTIKDVCDHLRLLRNRWGRRFAIIVVAEGAKTAIDFSYASCGQPTCGIGQQIAEEIRSYSNQHIDIRVSVLGHIQRGGIPSALDRLIATAFGKAAVDLVANGQSGKMVAWQNNEVVAFPLETVLSQSPALVDPNNYLVQTARSLGIYIGNPTIQSVEESPYLSCC from the coding sequence ATGAAAACACAAAAGCGTTTAGGTATTCTTACTAGTGGTGGCGACTGTCCGGGACTGAATACAGTCATTCGTGCAGTTGTCAGCAATGCGACCCTTACCTATGACTGGCAGGTATTGGGGATTCCTTATGCAACAAAGGGTTTGCTAGAAACGAAGGCGATTCCTCTGTCTCTGCACTGTTTAGATTTGCGGGGTATAGATCCTTTACTGAGCATGGGTGGTACGATTCTTGGTAGTATCAACCAAGGCGATACTATGACTCAAATTGATGATATTTTAGCTGGCTACCAAGCATTAGAATTGGATGCTTTAATTGGGATTGGTGGTGATGGTAGTTTAGGCATTCTCAACGAGCTGAGTAAGAAGGGAAATTGGCAATTCATTGGTATTCCCAAAACTATAGATAATGATGTTGCTTTAACAGAACGAGTAGTAGGGTTTGATACTGCAGTTAATACAGTTGTGGATGCGTTAAATCGTCTTACCTATACCGCAGCCAGTCACGATCGCGTGATGATTGTGGAAGTAATGGGACGCACAGCCGGTCATTTGGCGCTACATTCTGGGATTGCAGGTGGTGCAGATGTCATCCTCATTCCAGAAATTCCTTACACAATTAAAGATGTCTGCGACCATCTCAGGTTATTACGCAATCGCTGGGGACGCAGATTTGCAATTATTGTGGTGGCAGAAGGTGCGAAAACAGCAATAGACTTTTCTTATGCATCCTGTGGACAACCTACTTGTGGTATCGGTCAGCAAATTGCGGAAGAAATTCGCAGCTACAGCAATCAGCACATCGATATTCGTGTTTCTGTTTTAGGACATATCCAAAGAGGCGGAATTCCCTCAGCTTTAGACAGATTAATTGCTACAGCTTTTGGTAAAGCCGCAGTAGATTTAGTTGCTAACGGACAATCGGGAAAAATGGTGGCTTGGCAAAACAATGAAGTTGTAGCGTTTCCTTTAGAAACAGTTTTGAGTCAAAGTCCTGCACTTGTAGACCCAAATAATTATCTGGTGCAAACGGCGCGATCGCTTGGTATTTATATCGGTAATCCGACAATTCAATCTGTAGAAGAATCACCTTATTTAAGTTGTTGCTGA
- a CDS encoding muconolactone Delta-isomerase: MLYHLDFHVEYPDEMSQAELFKIWAEEADAALKAKQAGVVIDLWKCVGVRRVIAIIDVPTPDLVDQILLDLPIMQKLGHSVQVHVTPLRKYEDFANDLKARLDRK; encoded by the coding sequence ATGCTATATCACTTAGATTTTCATGTAGAGTACCCTGATGAAATGTCTCAGGCAGAACTTTTTAAAATTTGGGCTGAGGAAGCAGATGCAGCTTTAAAAGCTAAACAAGCAGGGGTAGTTATTGATTTATGGAAATGTGTTGGCGTGCGCCGTGTGATTGCAATTATTGATGTTCCTACTCCCGATTTGGTAGATCAAATTCTCTTAGATTTACCAATCATGCAGAAACTTGGTCACTCGGTACAAGTTCACGTAACTCCTCTTCGGAAATATGAGGACTTTGCTAATGATTTAAAAGCTCGTTTGGATAGAAAGTAA
- a CDS encoding 1,2-dihydroxy-3-keto-5-methylthiopentene dioxygenase: MAILRLENGTQYQNIVDITRELASLNIQLNYWNVGTKPELQRLLAQDSLNEDEKEQVLQALDHYFEELRKTAGYQSRDLVVLHPGIPNLDDSMAKFASIHTHADDEVRYIIDGEAIFGFVRPDGSQVELTVQPEEYINVPARTEHWFYLTPKRRVKAVRYFISTEGWVPEYTARAIRIFQAIA, from the coding sequence ATGGCAATTTTAAGATTAGAAAACGGTACACAATATCAGAATATTGTAGATATTACGCGCGAATTGGCATCACTAAATATTCAACTCAATTACTGGAATGTAGGCACAAAACCTGAATTACAACGCTTATTAGCACAAGATAGCCTCAACGAAGATGAGAAAGAACAAGTACTTCAAGCTTTAGATCACTATTTTGAGGAGTTACGAAAAACAGCAGGTTATCAATCTCGGGATTTGGTTGTTTTACATCCTGGAATTCCTAACCTTGATGATTCGATGGCAAAGTTTGCCAGTATCCATACCCATGCAGATGATGAAGTTCGCTACATCATTGATGGCGAAGCGATTTTTGGCTTTGTACGTCCTGATGGTAGCCAAGTAGAACTGACAGTGCAACCAGAAGAATACATCAACGTACCAGCTAGAACCGAACACTGGTTTTATTTGACTCCCAAAAGGCGAGTTAAAGCAGTACGCTATTTTATTAGTACTGAAGGTTGGGTTCCTGAGTACACAGCTAGAGCAATTCGTATTTTTCAGGCTATAGCCTGA
- a CDS encoding HAD-IB family phosphatase, whose translation MRRIVFCDFDGTITVEETFVAVLKKFAPQLSAKLLPEMYARRVTLRQGVRTILESIPSSRYSEILEFTQIQPIRKGFVELLDFLEFQGVPLVVVSGGLRGMVETVLDKLVQRVHAIHAVDVETSGNFLKVNSQYERGTELIAKVEVMAKYPAYQKIAIGDSLTDLNMALEVNLVFARDRLAEYLDEHQKSYIPWNDFSQIRDYLVKLWK comes from the coding sequence GTGAGGCGAATTGTCTTTTGCGACTTTGATGGCACAATTACAGTCGAAGAAACCTTTGTTGCAGTTCTCAAGAAGTTTGCACCACAACTATCTGCCAAATTGCTTCCAGAAATGTATGCAAGACGGGTGACGCTGCGCCAAGGAGTGAGAACCATCCTAGAATCAATTCCTTCTTCACGCTACAGCGAAATTTTAGAATTTACTCAAATACAGCCCATCCGCAAGGGATTTGTAGAACTTTTAGATTTCCTAGAGTTTCAAGGAGTTCCCTTAGTTGTAGTTTCGGGGGGATTGCGGGGAATGGTGGAAACTGTATTAGATAAGCTTGTGCAGCGAGTTCATGCAATCCACGCTGTGGATGTGGAAACTAGTGGTAATTTTTTGAAAGTCAATTCTCAATATGAAAGAGGTACAGAACTGATTGCCAAAGTAGAAGTCATGGCAAAATATCCGGCATATCAGAAGATTGCGATTGGTGACTCCCTGACTGATTTAAATATGGCGCTGGAAGTTAATCTAGTTTTTGCGCGCGATCGCCTGGCAGAATATCTAGATGAACATCAAAAATCATACATTCCTTGGAATGATTTCTCGCAAATTAGAGATTATCTAGTGAAATTATGGAAGTAA